The Larus michahellis chromosome 8, bLarMic1.1, whole genome shotgun sequence nucleotide sequence TTGTCCCCAAGGATTCAGCCTGGCTGACCTTCCAAGGTACGTACTGCTCTGAGCTGCACAGCTACAGCCCACCCTGattaaaacaagaggaaaatacCAGTGCTAATTGCAATCCTTGTGATTCATTGTCTCTTAGAATGGGTGGTAAAGTCACGCAAGTGAACCCAAGATGGGGCAAGGATTTTCAAGGGAGAGGAGATTATTTCACACTACTTTTTCATTAGCGAACACATAGCTTTGTCCCTGCTGCCAAAAAGCTTGGCACTTAAAATGCTGAGATCTTCTTGTGACTGAGTGGCAACGAGCTGTAATTTACTGCATTCCTGCTTCTTTTACGTTCAAGAATTGCTTCACTTCTGAGAAGAAAGAGCTGTCATTTGTCAGCCCCATGTAGCCCCTCCTTCCAGCCAACATGTTTCCACGTTATGCTAGACAAATTAATTCATTCCCCTCTTCCTATTTGCTCCCCAAAAAAGCCGGTGTATTCCCAGGAACTTAAGAGTCATCCTTTCACAGCAACATCAttatcaattttctttttaaagccacGTAATGGGCATGTTCCCCTCAGCAAAAATCCAGAATATTTCTGCTATTGCATCCACCTCCCTTAAATTGATTCAGAGAGACCTGGCTGTCTGCTGGCTTTCCACAAGCACCTTCCCCACACCCATGGATTTCCAGCCCACCCATTGCAGCGTCTGGCTGGCTGCTAACAAAAGCTCTGCCTGGCTTTAGGATGCGGCCAGGTCCCTGGGCAAGTTGAGCTGTATCGCTTCTCCTCCTGTGGTGTACTTGGCCACCGGCCCGTTGCCTTCCATGGTGAAAAGCTTGCAAGTCTTCGCGTTCTCGTGAACCGGTGTGGACTTTTTCGAGGAGATGGGGGAATTTGTGGGGCTCAGCTGAACGGCGGTGGTATCCTGCACCGTGTGCTCACTAGTTTCAATTTCAAAGGCTGTGTTGCCAGGTTTGATGAGCCCAATGTTGGAACCTGGTTTGGATTTCCTGGCCCCGTGAGCTGGGGGCCTCCGGCTGCAGATGCAGCAGGCACCGAAGAATGTGAAGGCCACCACCAGCAAGATGGGTCCGATGATGATGGGAGGGTTGTTCATGGGGAGGAAGGTCCCAAAGGCAAATGCTCCCACTAAAGTGATGTTGATCCCTGCTAGCATGATGCAGAGTCC carries:
- the TMEM275 gene encoding transmembrane protein 275; translated protein: MFSEKSSGSLSQKPIQKKTRPQGLPSPALCCACGLCIMLAGINITLVGAFAFGTFLPMNNPPIIIGPILLVVAFTFFGACCICSRRPPAHGARKSKPGSNIGLIKPGNTAFEIETSEHTVQDTTAVQLSPTNSPISSKKSTPVHENAKTCKLFTMEGNGPVAKYTTGGEAIQLNLPRDLAAS